Below is a window of Spirochaetaceae bacterium DNA.
GGCCTTGATGGTGCCGCCGTTCAGGCGGATCGCGTTGGCCGCGATGCTGATGCCGTCGCCGTCCGCGTCGTTCTCCTGCACCGTGTAGTCGAAGCCGAGGCCGCGCACGCCGGTACTGGTGGAAGTCAGGGCCGCCTGCCTGGTCTGGGACCCGATGGTCAGTTCCACCGTGGGGCTGCCGGTGACGGTCACCAGCCGGTCGAACCATACCTGCGCCTGTATCGTCTCGCCGCTCTGGTAGGCGTTGCCGCTCTTCGGGGTGCCGTTGAATCGAACCTCGGTTACCTTGGGGCCGGCTACCAGGGAGCCGTCCACCTTGCGGGTAGCGTCGTCGGACACCGCCGCGTGCGACAGGTTGGCATTCAGGCTGCTGTCGGAAGCGGCCCTGATGTAGCCGTCGTCCTTGAGGCGGATCGCGTTGGCCGCGATGCTGATCCCGTCGGCGTCGAAGTCGTCCGCCTGCACGTCGTAGTCGAAGTAGATCTCGGTAACCCCGCCGCCGAACCCGCGGCCGTGGGAATGGCTCGCCAGCGCGGTCTGCCCGCCGATGGTCAGCTCCATCTGCAGCCCGCTCGAATAGTCGATGAACCGGTGGAACTCGACCTTCAGCTCGATGGTCTCGCCGAGCTCGTAGGTCTCTCCGCCCGCCGGTGAGCCGACGAACGAGACGCTGCTCACCACCGGCACCTCGTTCTTGCTGCCGTCCACCTTGTGGCCCGAGCCGGGCGTCAACGCGGTGTGCGTCAGGTCCGCGTCGGTGGTGCCGTCCGCCGCCGCCTTGATGCTGCCCCCGTTCAGGCTGATCGCATCGGCCGCGACACTGATGCCATCCGCATCGCTGTCCGCCGCCACCACCGTGTACTTGAAGAACAGCGAACTGGTGCGCGACCGGAAGTGGACGGCAGGCCCCGTGATCCCGACGGCCCGCGTGTTGCTGCCCACCGTGAGGTTGACCTGCGGCGTCCCCGTAATCGTGACCAGCCGGTCGAAGTCCACCCTGATCTCGATCGGATCCCCAAACTGGTAGGTATCCCCGCTCGCCGGCGCGCTGAACATGCTGACCTTGCTCACCGCCGGCACATCGGTCCCCTCCGCCCCCACCTCACCCACGCCCAGCACACCAAGCGCCCAGATGACCACGAACGTCACGAAGCCCCCCATGCTCATTCGCGGCAGGTGCGGAACCTTACAATGTCCAAAGAACGAGCATGCTCGGGATTGATGATTCAAATTATACGTTCTCTCAGGATTGTCGCCCGCCCAGGCTCAGCGCGCTGGTGGACCATCGCACACGAACTATAGGCCGCTCTTCACAAAATGTCCACTATCCGGCGGTCATGTCCCTCAGGTGCAGCGGACGGCGGTTGTCCGAGGCGGGCTAGGCGCAACGCTGGTTGGCGGGGATTGGCACTCCCGGCTGGCTGGAAGGACTGTCGGGTTCGATATCGATAGAGAATCGCAACCTCTCACCTGTTCTCGGCTGCTCACCTCCCGATGAGAGCACACGAATACCGGGCGCCACCCAAAAAAAGAGCCGCCGAAGCAACGCTCGGCGGCTCTCGTGCCCGATTCAGAGAGGTTCGGGTCTATTTCACGGTGACTGTGTACTCGAGTTTGGCGCTCTGCCCAAGGCCGCCAGTATCGGCCCCTTGGGTACCGGTGGTACCGGTCACTGTGATCGTAGTGGTACCCCTTGATACCGGAACCACAGAACCGTCAGATTCGCCTACCGTTATGATCGACTCATTCGCTGATTCGAAAGTCGCCACGACAGTGTCGTTTTCTGGATCCTCAAACAGTGCAACAGCCCCTGCTTGGTTAATCAGTGATAGACCCGCCGTAGCACCTAATGTGAATTCGACACTTCTGTCTACATCGGCGGCGGCGGCGGACAGCATCGGCGGAGCGTTTACGCTCAGCATGAAGGTGACTTCAAGTGACAAACCCCCTTCATCCGTAGCCATTACGTCTACGTCGACGGGGTCATCGGCGCTCGTGCCCCATGTCGATGCCAGTCCGGTCAGTGTGAGTTTGCCATCCTTCACGGACCAAGAGTACTTGCCGTCGGTTGCGGAAGTGACTGAAACATCAATTTCACCGTCACCATCATCCGAGAAGAGCGTAAGCTCGCACATGTTGAACATGCTGCACGACGCCGCGCCGTCGCCTCGCGGCTGGATACCCTCCGCGGTGTCTCCATCGACCTCGCCGGACATCGTACCAATCACGTATGCGTCGTTGGGATCCACAAGGTCTCCGTCTGTGGCGGTAACGCCGGTTACGAGAACCGGAGCCCGGTTGGGCTTGATGATGACCGAAGACACAGCCAACTCGCTATTCGCATCGACCGCCTTCAACGCAATAGTGTAACCGGTCACGTAGTCGTCGTCGGTGAAGGTGGTAGTGCCAACCAACTTGACCTTGAGCATACCGTTGTCAATTTCGGCCGTCAGATCGTCGGCAGTCTCGTCTGTCACGTCAATCGCTGTCGTCCCATCCGAATCCGTAACACCGGTTATCTCGAACATGAAGGGTTCGGCCCCTCCGTGGAAGTAGCCAGCCTCCATCAGATCGATCATGTGTTCTGTGGCTTCGTCTTCGTCGTCACCCGCGTTCAGGCTGTCGAGGACTACCGGACCGGTACGGCCGGTCAACGGCAGCGGTGCTGGTTCTCCTGGTTCTCCGGGTTCGCCCGGTTGCCCCGGCTCTCCTTTCGGACCCTGCGGGCCGGTAGCGCCAGGCGCGCCATCCTTGCCCGGAGGGCCCACCGCGCCTGCACAGGCGGCGAACAGGACCGCCACGGAAACGATTAACGAAATGAACGCCGCGAATTTCATCGGGCGTGCAACCCTCTGTGTCATCGAAAAAATCGACCCTTGGTCGGCTTCAATCGATGTGTCCGAGCGAAGGGATTACAGTTCTGTTGGTGGCGTTCCCGTGTACACGACGGGCGCGATCAAGCCCCGATCGTCACCCGGTTGACCCGGTGTTGAGCCTCGTGTTGATCGAATCGTATCCTTTTGGAACCGTTCAGACCGCATGGGATCGACCACCGGGAAGCGCACGGCGCGGCTCAGGCTGACGCTGAACAAACGGAACGTGGATGCGCTGGAGCCGTCCGACAAGCCGTTCATCGCGTGGGACGACAAGCTCATCGGGTTCGGCGTTCGGGTCCAGCCGTCGGGGCTCAAGTCGTTCATCGTCAACTACCGCGCCGGCAACGGCGGACGCAGGGCGCCCAACAAGCGCGTGGTCATAGGGCGCTTCGGCCCCGTGACGCCGGACCAGGCACGCCGAATCGCCTACCAGATGCTCGGCAAGGTGGCCGACGGCCAGGATCCGGCGGACAAGCGGGCGCGGGCGCGGAGCATGCCGACGCTGCATGAGGCGTTCCTGGATTACCTGAGTGCCAAGTCCTTCCGTTCGGCGAAGACCGGTCGCACCTACCGCAGCGCCATCGAACGCCATCTTGCCGACTGGCTGTCGCGCCCGCTGGACGCCATCGAGCGCCGCGAGGTGGAGGCGCGCTTCATCCTGCTCAGCCGCGAGCACGGCTGGGCGATCGGCAACCAGGTAATCTCGCTGCTGCGCTCCGTCTACCGGCGCGCCTGCGTCGACCACGAGGGACTGCGCAACCCGGTCGACCTGTGGCTGGCAGCGGGCGGGC
It encodes the following:
- a CDS encoding collagen-like protein, with translation MKFAAFISLIVSVAVLFAACAGAVGPPGKDGAPGATGPQGPKGEPGQPGEPGEPGEPAPLPLTGRTGPVVLDSLNAGDDEDEATEHMIDLMEAGYFHGGAEPFMFEITGVTDSDGTTAIDVTDETADDLTAEIDNGMLKVKLVGTTTFTDDDYVTGYTIALKAVDANSELAVSSVIIKPNRAPVLVTGVTATDGDLVDPNDAYVIGTMSGEVDGDTAEGIQPRGDGAASCSMFNMCELTLFSDDGDGEIDVSVTSATDGKYSWSVKDGKLTLTGLASTWGTSADDPVDVDVMATDEGGLSLEVTFMLSVNAPPMLSAAAADVDRSVEFTLGATAGLSLINQAGAVALFEDPENDTVVATFESANESIITVGESDGSVVPVSRGTTTITVTGTTGTQGADTGGLGQSAKLEYTVTVK